Proteins from a single region of Pelodiscus sinensis isolate JC-2024 chromosome 29, ASM4963464v1, whole genome shotgun sequence:
- the PHB1 gene encoding prohibitin 1 has product MAARLFENIGKFGLGLAIAGGVVNSALYNVDGGHRAVIFDRFRGVQDVVVGEGTHFLIPWVQKPIIFDCRSRPRNVPVITGSKDLQNVNITLRILFRPVAAQLPRIFMTLGEDYDERVLPSITTEILKSVVARFDAGELITQRELVSRQVSEDLTERATTFGLILDDVSLTHLTFGKEFTEAVELKQVAQQEAERARFVVEKAEQQKKAAVITAEGDSIAAELVATSLTAAGDGLIELRKLEAAEDIAYQLSRSRNITYLPSGQSVLLQLPQ; this is encoded by the exons ATGGCTGCCAGACTCTTTGAGAACATTGGCAAATTTGGTTTAGGATTAGCCATCGCAGGGGGCGTTGTCAACTCCGCTCTCTATAACG TCGACGGGGGACACAGAGCCGTTATCTTTGACCGATTCCGTGGTGTTCAAGATGTGGTGGTAGGAGAAGGAACCCACTTCCTCATCCCCTGGGTACAGAAACCAATCATCTTTGACTGTCGTTCTCGCCCACGTAACGTTCCCGTCATCACTGGCAGCAAAG ATCTGCAGAACGTGAACATCACGCTGCGGATCTTGTTCAGACCGGTTGCTGCCCAGTTACCTCGAATTTTCATGACTCTGGGAGAAGATTACGACGAGCGGGTGCTACCATCCATCACCACGGAGATCCTGAAGTCTGTTGTG GCTCGGTTTGACGCAGGAGAGCTGATCACGCAGAGGGAGCTGGTCTCCAGACAAGTGAGCGAAGACCTCACGGAACGAGCCACTACCTTTGGCCTCATCCTCGATGACGTTTCCTTG acgcATCTGACCTTTGGGAAGGAGTTCACGGAGGCGGTGGAGTTGAAGCAGGTGGCCCAGCAGGAAGCCGAGCGAGCCAGATTCGTAGTGGAAAAG GCTGAGCAGCAGAAAAAAGCAGCCGTCATCACGGCTGAAGGGGACTCGATAGCAGCCGAGCTGGTCGCTACCTCGCTGACCGCAGCTGGCGACGGCCTCATCGAACTCCGCAAGCTGGAAGCGGCCGAAGACATCGCTTACCAGCTCTCGCGCTCCCGCAACATCACCTACCTGCCCTCGGGACAGTCCGTGCTGCTCCAGTTGCCCCAGTGA